A region of Desulfuromonas sp. TF DNA encodes the following proteins:
- a CDS encoding glycosyltransferase family 2 protein, giving the protein MNPLVSIIVPSYQQARFLRVAIDSILAQNYEPMEILVLDGGSTDGSREILESYGDRIWFRSAPDGGQCDAINEGFRRSRGEIVAWLNSDDFYYPGAVARAVEALSKHPESALVYGEGNLVTEAGEVMWRFPETVPFDLWRLANHSDYILQPTVFFRREALFACGLLDEGLNWGLDWELWIRMGKRFPFSYIDHVQAAGRIYGDTKTATGGFLRMREIYRILHRHGVKGLSPAAISHSIITVVRKLCNNAELITPEVMTSSVPGGLGRVASPLIERTERALRRWLQNVQGVWQDGLVGKRGKLWLPSDGRAGFLEIRGRNLDLDGQQVRLRVAGRSASTETLGRGESFSIKLPVPAGSIPVRAELACAKTVEVIPLDPRLGSRRAGCLLEDHRLVSP; this is encoded by the coding sequence ATGAACCCACTGGTCAGCATCATCGTCCCGTCCTACCAGCAGGCCCGTTTCCTGCGAGTCGCCATAGACAGCATCCTGGCTCAGAATTACGAACCGATGGAGATCCTGGTCCTGGACGGCGGGAGCACCGACGGCTCCAGGGAAATCCTGGAGAGCTACGGCGACAGGATCTGGTTCCGCAGCGCTCCCGACGGCGGGCAGTGCGACGCGATCAACGAAGGCTTCCGCAGGAGCCGCGGCGAGATCGTCGCCTGGCTGAATTCCGATGACTTCTATTACCCCGGCGCCGTGGCCCGCGCTGTCGAGGCCCTGTCGAAACACCCCGAGAGCGCCCTGGTCTACGGAGAGGGCAACCTGGTGACGGAAGCGGGGGAGGTGATGTGGCGCTTCCCCGAGACGGTGCCGTTCGACCTCTGGCGGCTGGCGAACCACTCCGATTACATTCTGCAGCCGACGGTCTTTTTCCGCCGCGAAGCCCTGTTCGCATGCGGTCTGCTCGACGAAGGGCTGAACTGGGGGCTTGACTGGGAGCTGTGGATTCGCATGGGAAAACGCTTTCCCTTCAGCTATATCGACCATGTCCAGGCGGCAGGCCGCATCTACGGCGACACCAAGACGGCGACCGGCGGTTTTCTTCGGATGCGGGAGATCTACCGGATTCTCCACCGGCATGGCGTGAAGGGCCTGTCGCCGGCGGCGATCTCCCACAGCATCATCACCGTCGTACGAAAGCTCTGCAACAACGCGGAGCTGATCACGCCCGAGGTCATGACGTCCAGCGTCCCCGGCGGACTCGGCAGGGTGGCGTCTCCGCTGATTGAGCGAACCGAGCGCGCTCTGCGGAGATGGCTGCAGAACGTGCAGGGCGTCTGGCAGGACGGGCTGGTCGGAAAACGCGGCAAATTATGGCTGCCGTCCGACGGACGGGCCGGCTTCCTCGAGATACGCGGCAGGAATCTCGACCTCGATGGCCAGCAGGTGCGGCTGCGGGTCGCCGGCCGGTCTGCCTCGACGGAGACCCTTGGCAGAGGAGAATCCTTCAGCATCAAGCTTCCCGTTCCCGCGGGAAGCATTCCGGTGCGGGCAGAGCTGGCCTGCGCGAAGACCGTCGAGGTGATCCCCCTCGATCCGCGCTTAGGGTCGCGAAGGGCGGGATGTCTCCTGGAAGACCATCGCCTGGTATCGCCATGA
- the cysC gene encoding adenylyl-sulfate kinase: MSHQSDLIAEDIHHYLKQQEEKSMLRFITCGSVDDGKSTLIGRLLWDSKMIFEDQLAALEADSKRVGTQGGKIDYALLLDGLQAEREQGITIDVAYRFFSTDRRKFIVADTPGHEQYTRNMVTGASTASVAVILVDARKGILTQTRRHSYLVSLVGIRKVVVAVNKMDLVGYDAERFEAIRREYEIFAVRLGFDEITAIPISALNGDNVINASCKLEAVSGKSKENLTAYSLPLTAEKNMPWYNGPTLMEYLETVEVAEEMREKPFRMPVQWVNRPDLDFRGFSGTIASGIVRPGDPVVVPSSGQKSAVARIVTMDGDLEEAVAGQAVTLTLADEIDVSRGDVLADPENRPTHADQFEAKVVWMHEEPLLPGRGYLLKIGSAVVQAQITALKQKVNVNTLQNEPGKTLSLNEVGICNLSLGKAVSFDPYRENRATGAFILIDRFTNATVGAGMIDFALRRASNIHWQALDIHKGSRAAHKGQKSAVLWFTGLSGAGKSTIANLVEKKLHSLGKHTYTLDGDNVRHGLNRDLGFTDVDRVENIRRVAEVAKLFADAGLIVLVSFISPFRSERLLARDLLDEGEFYEVYVDTPLEICERRDPKGLYKKARAGELKNFTGIDSAYEIPESPEIVVAADRLPAEDLAEQIVKELLGEEYRGETPDGSL, translated from the coding sequence ATGTCCCATCAATCCGATCTAATCGCCGAAGATATCCACCATTATCTGAAGCAGCAGGAAGAAAAATCGATGCTGCGCTTCATCACCTGCGGCAGCGTGGACGACGGCAAGAGCACGCTGATCGGGCGGCTGCTGTGGGATTCGAAGATGATCTTCGAGGACCAGTTGGCGGCGCTGGAGGCGGACAGCAAAAGGGTCGGCACCCAGGGGGGAAAGATCGACTACGCCCTGCTCCTCGACGGGCTGCAGGCGGAGCGGGAGCAGGGAATCACCATCGATGTCGCCTACCGCTTCTTCTCCACCGACCGGCGCAAGTTCATCGTCGCCGACACCCCCGGTCACGAGCAGTACACTCGCAACATGGTCACCGGCGCCTCCACGGCGAGCGTCGCCGTGATCCTGGTCGACGCCCGCAAGGGGATCCTCACCCAGACCCGCCGGCACAGCTACCTCGTTTCGCTGGTGGGGATCCGCAAGGTGGTGGTGGCGGTGAACAAGATGGACCTGGTCGGGTACGACGCCGAGCGGTTCGAGGCCATCCGACGGGAGTACGAGATCTTCGCCGTCCGCCTCGGCTTCGACGAGATCACGGCCATCCCCATCTCCGCCCTCAACGGCGACAACGTCATCAATGCAAGCTGTAAGCTGGAAGCTGTAAGCGGTAAGTCAAAAGAAAATCTTACAGCTTACAGCTTACCGCTTACAGCTGAAAAAAACATGCCCTGGTACAACGGGCCGACCCTCATGGAGTACCTGGAGACGGTCGAGGTCGCCGAGGAGATGCGGGAGAAGCCCTTCCGCATGCCGGTGCAGTGGGTCAACCGCCCCGACCTCGACTTCCGGGGGTTCTCCGGGACCATCGCCTCGGGGATCGTTCGCCCCGGCGACCCGGTGGTGGTGCCATCCTCCGGGCAGAAGAGTGCCGTCGCCCGGATCGTCACCATGGACGGGGACCTGGAGGAGGCGGTCGCCGGTCAGGCAGTCACCCTGACTCTTGCCGACGAGATCGACGTCAGCCGCGGCGACGTCCTCGCCGACCCGGAAAACCGCCCCACCCACGCCGACCAGTTCGAGGCGAAGGTGGTCTGGATGCACGAGGAGCCGCTCCTCCCCGGCCGCGGCTACCTCCTCAAGATCGGAAGCGCCGTCGTCCAGGCACAGATCACCGCGCTGAAGCAGAAGGTCAACGTCAACACCCTGCAGAACGAGCCGGGGAAGACCCTCTCGCTCAACGAGGTGGGGATCTGCAATCTCAGCCTCGGAAAGGCCGTCTCCTTCGACCCCTACCGGGAGAATCGGGCCACCGGCGCCTTCATCCTCATCGACCGCTTTACCAACGCCACCGTCGGTGCCGGGATGATCGACTTCGCCCTGCGCCGCGCCTCCAACATCCACTGGCAGGCCCTCGACATCCACAAGGGGAGCCGGGCGGCGCATAAGGGGCAGAAGTCGGCGGTGCTCTGGTTCACGGGCCTCTCCGGTGCCGGCAAGTCGACCATCGCCAACCTGGTGGAGAAGAAGCTTCACTCCCTGGGGAAGCACACCTACACCCTGGACGGCGACAACGTCCGCCACGGCCTCAACCGCGACCTCGGCTTCACCGATGTCGACCGGGTGGAGAACATCCGCCGGGTGGCCGAGGTGGCGAAGCTCTTCGCCGATGCGGGCCTCATCGTCCTGGTCTCCTTCATCTCCCCCTTCCGGAGCGAGCGTCTGCTGGCCCGGGACCTCCTCGATGAAGGGGAGTTCTACGAGGTCTACGTCGACACCCCCCTGGAGATCTGCGAGCGGCGCGACCCCAAGGGGCTGTACAAGAAGGCGAGGGCGGGGGAACTGAAGAACTTCACCGGCATCGACTCGGCCTACGAGATCCCCGAAAGCCCCGAGATCGTCGTCGCCGCGGACCGCCTCCCCGCAGAGGATCTGGCGGAGCAGATCGTGAAGGAGCTGCTGGGGGAGGAGTACAGGGGAGAGACGCCGGACGGGTCGCTCTAG
- the cysD gene encoding sulfate adenylyltransferase subunit CysD, whose amino-acid sequence MKIPLTHLRQLEAESIHIIREVAAEFENPVMLYSIGKDSSVMLHLARKAFHPGKIPFPLLHVDTTWKFREMIEFRDRMAREYGFELLVHTNEEGARQGINPFTHGSALYTDVMKTEGLKQALDKYGFDAAFGGARRDEEKSRAKERIFSFRTAAHRWDPKSQRPELWTLYNARVKPGESIRAFPLSNWTELDIWQYITLEEIPIVPLYYSAVRPVVERDGMLLLVDDDRLELLPGEEVQMKSVRFRTLGCYPLTGAVESTAATLPEIIQEMLLTKTSERQGRLIDHDQAGSMEKKKQEGYF is encoded by the coding sequence ATGAAAATACCTCTCACCCACCTCCGCCAACTGGAAGCCGAGAGCATCCACATCATCCGCGAGGTCGCGGCCGAGTTCGAGAACCCGGTGATGCTCTACTCCATCGGCAAGGACTCCTCTGTCATGCTCCATCTGGCGCGGAAGGCCTTCCATCCCGGGAAGATCCCCTTCCCCCTGCTGCACGTGGACACCACCTGGAAGTTCCGCGAGATGATCGAGTTTCGCGACAGGATGGCCCGCGAGTACGGCTTCGAGTTGCTGGTCCATACCAACGAGGAGGGGGCGCGGCAGGGGATCAACCCCTTTACCCACGGCAGCGCCCTCTACACAGACGTGATGAAGACCGAGGGGCTCAAGCAGGCCCTCGACAAGTACGGGTTCGACGCAGCATTCGGCGGTGCCCGCCGCGATGAGGAGAAGTCCCGGGCCAAGGAGCGGATCTTCTCCTTCCGCACCGCCGCCCACCGGTGGGACCCCAAGAGCCAGCGCCCCGAGCTGTGGACCCTCTACAACGCCCGGGTCAAACCCGGCGAGTCGATCCGAGCTTTCCCTCTCTCCAACTGGACCGAACTCGACATCTGGCAGTACATCACCCTGGAGGAGATCCCCATCGTCCCCCTCTACTACTCCGCGGTGCGCCCGGTGGTCGAGCGCGACGGAATGCTCCTCCTGGTCGATGACGACCGCCTCGAGCTCCTGCCTGGTGAAGAGGTGCAGATGAAGTCGGTACGCTTCCGCACCCTCGGCTGCTACCCCCTTACCGGCGCCGTCGAATCGACCGCCGCCACCCTCCCGGAGATCATCCAGGAGATGCTGTTGACGAAGACCAGCGAGCGACAGGGGCGGCTGATCGATCACGACCAGGCGGGTTCGATGGAGAAGAAGAAGCAGGAGGGGTACTTTTGA
- a CDS encoding DUF2304 domain-containing protein translates to MPVQQQIFALFVSLAVFVVIVDMVRKRRLREEYSVLWLFTSVIMFVLVFRYEWLVSLTNLIGAGLPTTTLFLCSIIFLMLLSVQFCMKISRLTDQVKNLSQDNALMKMEIENLTLNALGGPGAGCDAGTGDEALNTFRDDMENR, encoded by the coding sequence ATGCCCGTACAACAACAGATTTTTGCTTTGTTTGTTTCCCTTGCAGTGTTTGTCGTCATTGTCGATATGGTGAGAAAACGGCGGTTACGCGAGGAGTATTCGGTCCTTTGGCTGTTCACCAGCGTGATCATGTTCGTTCTGGTGTTTCGCTACGAATGGTTGGTCTCACTTACCAACCTCATCGGTGCCGGGCTGCCGACCACGACCCTGTTCCTGTGCTCGATCATTTTTCTTATGCTTCTTTCTGTTCAGTTCTGTATGAAGATCTCCCGGTTGACGGATCAGGTGAAGAATCTCAGCCAGGATAATGCGCTCATGAAAATGGAGATTGAAAACCTGACACTGAATGCCCTGGGGGGACCGGGAGCGGGTTGCGATGCGGGCACCGGAGATGAAGCGTTAAACACTTTTCGGGATGACATGGAGAACCGCTGA
- a CDS encoding glycosyltransferase, producing the protein MSKPPLVSVVLPSFQQAPFLEEAVRSVLDQEFAEVELLVMDPGSTDGSRPLLMALKEEYGERLVLHFEPDKGQSDAINRGFGKARGRILSWLNSDDRLRPGTLERVLPWLDSPRPRWLYGRAGMIDERGEPHASFIVRYKNWRGRTFSRQKLLTENFIPQMSVFWNRAMWEEAGGLDMEKHLDMDYDLWLRFARVADPLVLHEELADFRVHRDAKGSRLSAAQLAGALATARAHAADLGFRGKLVLFMHRLFSLRTRLLYRLMKPR; encoded by the coding sequence ATGAGCAAACCGCCCCTGGTTTCCGTCGTCCTCCCCAGCTTCCAGCAGGCCCCCTTCCTTGAAGAAGCCGTGCGTTCGGTGCTCGACCAGGAATTCGCAGAGGTTGAACTGCTGGTCATGGATCCCGGTTCCACCGACGGTTCAAGGCCATTGCTCATGGCTTTGAAGGAGGAATACGGAGAGCGGCTGGTCCTGCACTTTGAACCCGACAAGGGGCAATCCGACGCCATCAACCGGGGGTTCGGGAAGGCCCGTGGCCGGATCCTCAGCTGGCTTAATTCCGACGATCGGTTGAGGCCGGGAACCCTGGAGAGAGTCCTGCCCTGGCTCGATTCACCCCGGCCCCGATGGCTCTACGGACGCGCCGGGATGATCGACGAGCGCGGAGAGCCCCATGCCAGCTTCATCGTCCGCTACAAGAACTGGCGCGGCCGCACCTTCTCCCGGCAGAAACTCCTGACCGAGAACTTTATTCCGCAGATGTCGGTATTCTGGAATCGGGCCATGTGGGAGGAGGCCGGCGGGCTGGATATGGAAAAACATCTCGATATGGATTATGATCTGTGGCTGCGTTTCGCGCGGGTGGCCGACCCGCTCGTGCTGCATGAAGAATTGGCAGATTTCCGGGTCCACCGTGATGCGAAGGGCAGCCGATTGAGCGCGGCACAACTTGCCGGCGCTCTGGCGACGGCCCGCGCCCACGCGGCTGATTTGGGTTTCAGGGGCAAACTGGTCCTGTTTATGCATAGACTATTCAGCTTGCGCACGCGGCTGCTCTACCGGTTGATGAAGCCAAGATGA
- a CDS encoding sulfotransferase, which yields MMLLSLIAVLAGAALGFFFGFAWRRIVSAGGSRKFYKRIGTVFRTMLSDPDADFVSLYKTLIGQSFRHIGVQFLGLLVALSPIILLSVTLGPTFHAWNNSRADSLSVHPQRAAEYLLVDGMPAQTLRDGRSRVAAPASAGSVHLRLPGGEVPLAGPRSNQAVCADGSISGVVLSSLGFHVAYVDRGTFGDVSGPVIVRPWSGDVNPLWPYLGDLEAILFASMGLFSVPAMFLLRRRKGDRNDGAEDALPKISLIDDLMTSLASSGAGFFRWLGDKESGCFRAELAKISIDRPIFVSGLARSGTTVVLELLASLPAVATHQYRDFPFVMTPMLWHGFTSRFSSGDTPLERPHKDGIVITRQSPEAFEEPIWQHFFPHVHDSQANHTIEGQNGSEEFGRFFSGHIRKILLLRKGRRYLSKGNYNLTRIRYLAGLFPDACFVVPVRHPLEHVWSLVRQNELFRKYAEADERIAGYLAAAGHYEFGPQRVPINVRSGTGQRVLEAWNSGRDHVGYAIMWAEVYRYISELTERKDPVAERLLVLRYEDLCAQPAEALKSVVDFCGLDGREGVSEAAGRVRQGRTWSTSMTEDVRLEIWHEVSDVAERFGYRLEDSPANT from the coding sequence ATGATGCTGCTCTCCCTGATAGCTGTCCTTGCCGGTGCCGCCCTGGGATTTTTTTTCGGTTTCGCCTGGCGCAGAATCGTGTCTGCGGGCGGAAGCCGAAAGTTCTACAAACGCATCGGCACGGTCTTCCGGACCATGCTCTCCGACCCGGACGCCGATTTCGTCAGTCTGTACAAGACCCTGATCGGACAATCCTTTCGGCATATCGGCGTCCAATTTCTGGGACTGCTGGTCGCCTTGTCTCCGATCATTCTGCTATCGGTGACCCTGGGACCGACTTTCCATGCCTGGAACAATTCCCGAGCCGATTCACTTTCCGTCCATCCGCAAAGGGCGGCGGAATACCTGCTCGTCGACGGAATGCCCGCGCAGACGCTCAGGGACGGCAGGTCCCGCGTTGCCGCGCCGGCATCGGCTGGAAGTGTCCACCTGCGCCTGCCGGGCGGAGAGGTACCCCTTGCCGGGCCGCGCTCGAACCAGGCCGTCTGCGCCGACGGAAGCATCAGCGGCGTTGTGCTGTCGTCGCTGGGTTTCCATGTCGCCTATGTCGACCGCGGGACGTTCGGCGACGTTTCCGGGCCGGTGATCGTGCGGCCCTGGTCCGGCGACGTCAATCCCCTCTGGCCATATCTCGGCGACCTGGAGGCGATTCTTTTTGCAAGCATGGGCTTGTTCTCCGTCCCTGCGATGTTTCTGCTCAGGCGAAGAAAAGGCGACAGGAACGATGGCGCGGAAGACGCCCTGCCGAAAATTTCACTTATCGACGACCTCATGACCAGCCTGGCGTCCTCGGGCGCCGGTTTTTTTCGCTGGCTCGGGGATAAGGAGAGCGGCTGCTTCAGGGCCGAGTTGGCAAAGATTTCTATCGACCGGCCGATCTTCGTCAGCGGCCTGGCGCGCTCCGGGACGACGGTGGTGCTGGAGCTGCTCGCGTCCCTGCCGGCCGTCGCGACCCACCAGTACCGCGATTTCCCCTTTGTCATGACGCCCATGCTCTGGCATGGCTTCACCTCCAGGTTCAGCAGCGGGGACACGCCGCTGGAGCGTCCCCACAAAGACGGCATTGTCATCACACGACAGAGCCCGGAGGCTTTCGAGGAGCCGATCTGGCAGCATTTCTTTCCGCATGTCCATGACAGCCAAGCTAACCACACGATCGAGGGACAAAACGGTTCAGAGGAGTTTGGTCGATTTTTTTCAGGGCACATCCGCAAGATCCTGCTGTTGAGAAAGGGTCGCCGCTACCTCTCCAAGGGCAACTACAACCTGACGAGAATCCGCTACCTCGCCGGACTCTTCCCCGATGCCTGTTTCGTCGTGCCCGTAAGGCATCCGCTGGAACACGTCTGGTCACTGGTTCGACAAAACGAACTGTTCCGGAAGTATGCCGAAGCGGACGAGCGCATTGCGGGTTACCTGGCTGCCGCGGGACATTACGAGTTCGGCCCGCAAAGGGTGCCGATAAACGTTCGGTCCGGGACCGGCCAAAGGGTTCTGGAGGCCTGGAACTCAGGACGGGACCATGTCGGATACGCGATCATGTGGGCGGAGGTCTATCGATATATCAGTGAATTGACCGAGCGCAAGGACCCCGTTGCCGAACGCTTGCTGGTACTGCGCTATGAAGATCTCTGCGCCCAGCCTGCCGAAGCGCTGAAGAGCGTGGTTGACTTTTGCGGACTCGATGGACGTGAAGGGGTATCGGAGGCCGCCGGCCGAGTCAGACAAGGGAGGACCTGGTCGACAAGCATGACGGAGGATGTCCGTCTTGAAATATGGCATGAGGTGAGCGATGTCGCCGAGCGCTTCGGTTATCGGCTGGAAGACAGTCCGGCAAACACCTGA
- a CDS encoding glycosyltransferase family 2 protein, producing MHKILIIIPAFNESTRIGEVVRRVLELAMDCDVLVVNDGSGDETAAAARDAGAMVVSHPFNLGYGVAIQTGYKYALSKGYDFAVQMDGDGQHDPAYILRLLAPVVAGDTDFALGSRFLGAKSYEPSPARRLGMVFFRWLISVLINKRITDSTSGYQAFNSKVIRFFTTEVFPCDYPDADMLLTLHRANFRIMEVPVGMSANVSGKSMHAGWKPLYYIFKMLLSIFVTLLREKETAN from the coding sequence ATGCACAAGATCCTCATAATCATACCGGCTTTCAACGAAAGCACCCGAATCGGCGAGGTAGTGCGCCGGGTCCTGGAGTTGGCGATGGACTGCGATGTTCTGGTCGTCAACGACGGTTCCGGAGACGAAACGGCGGCGGCGGCCCGTGACGCCGGCGCGATGGTTGTTTCACACCCATTCAACCTCGGTTACGGTGTCGCGATCCAGACCGGCTATAAATATGCCCTGTCCAAGGGGTACGATTTCGCTGTGCAGATGGACGGGGACGGTCAGCATGATCCGGCCTATATTCTGCGCCTCCTTGCCCCGGTGGTAGCCGGAGACACGGATTTCGCCCTCGGCTCGCGCTTCCTCGGCGCGAAGAGTTATGAGCCCTCTCCGGCGCGGCGACTCGGCATGGTGTTTTTCCGTTGGCTCATCTCGGTGCTCATCAACAAACGAATTACTGACTCGACCTCCGGATATCAGGCATTCAACAGCAAGGTCATCCGTTTTTTCACCACCGAGGTGTTTCCCTGTGATTATCCCGATGCCGATATGCTTCTGACCCTGCACCGGGCAAATTTCCGCATCATGGAGGTCCCTGTCGGGATGAGCGCCAACGTCTCGGGAAAATCGATGCATGCCGGTTGGAAGCCGCTCTACTATATCTTCAAGATGTTGCTCTCGATTTTTGTGACCTTGCTGAGGGAAAAAGAGACTGCGAACTGA
- a CDS encoding polysaccharide deacetylase family protein: MDIRNSHESPLIGVARAFYRSGRAAYRQFRAVKNRCLNLVDRPLIILIYHRVTDLPSDPEMIAVTPENFRRHMQYLKTNFQVLRFEEEWGSLKEPSVVVTFDDGYADNALEALPILEEVGVPATFFVSSGVVVGGRDFWWHRLEALLLKEGEFPECFRLENDLFGQVWATANFDQRKQTYAALCLLMRKLDVERRENWFEQIENWAGCGYPTETRHRAMTRHELKTLAASPWATIGAHTVTHSALSALSEARQRQEIFTSKQDLETIIGRGITTFSYPFGRKCEYDRTSMHLCREAGFDKVAANFPGQVHRWSDPLQLPRHLVRNWDLETFAAELKGFWTR; encoded by the coding sequence ATGGATATCCGGAATAGTCACGAATCGCCGCTGATCGGAGTTGCCCGAGCCTTCTACAGGTCGGGCAGGGCGGCGTATCGACAATTTCGTGCAGTGAAAAACCGCTGTTTGAATCTCGTCGACCGGCCGCTGATTATTCTGATCTATCACCGGGTGACGGATCTGCCGTCCGATCCCGAAATGATCGCCGTCACGCCCGAGAACTTCCGGCGTCACATGCAATATCTGAAAACGAATTTTCAGGTATTGCGGTTCGAAGAAGAATGGGGCTCCCTCAAGGAGCCGTCTGTCGTCGTCACCTTCGATGACGGCTATGCCGACAACGCCCTCGAAGCCTTGCCCATCCTCGAAGAGGTCGGAGTCCCGGCCACCTTTTTCGTCAGCAGCGGAGTCGTCGTCGGCGGCAGGGATTTCTGGTGGCACCGGCTCGAAGCGCTTCTGCTCAAAGAGGGTGAGTTCCCCGAGTGTTTCAGGTTGGAAAACGACCTCTTTGGCCAAGTCTGGGCGACGGCCAACTTTGATCAGAGAAAACAGACCTACGCTGCGCTCTGCCTGTTAATGCGCAAGCTCGATGTGGAGCGCCGTGAAAACTGGTTTGAGCAGATCGAGAACTGGGCCGGTTGCGGCTATCCGACTGAAACGAGACACCGTGCCATGACACGGCATGAACTGAAGACACTTGCCGCGAGCCCCTGGGCGACGATCGGCGCCCATACGGTGACCCATTCGGCGCTGTCGGCGCTGAGCGAGGCCCGGCAGCGGCAGGAGATATTCACCTCCAAGCAGGATCTGGAAACGATCATCGGCCGGGGAATCACAACTTTTTCCTACCCCTTCGGAAGGAAGTGCGAATACGATCGCACCTCGATGCATCTCTGCCGAGAGGCCGGTTTCGATAAAGTGGCGGCAAACTTCCCCGGCCAGGTGCACCGCTGGAGCGACCCCCTGCAGCTGCCGAGGCACCTGGTACGCAACTGGGATCTGGAGACCTTTGCCGCGGAGCTGAAGGGGTTCTGGACGAGATGA
- a CDS encoding glycosyltransferase family 4 protein codes for MKVLMLNTFDATGGAARTASRLLSGVRSRGVHADMLVQFKSGHSDDILCSPNPLRKLARRLKVFVGTLPVRLYPKNPENNFSPALLPERVPGEIADIDPDIIHLHWICAGFLRVETLRTFNRPIIWTLHDSWAFTGGCHVPFDCTRYRENCGVCPVLGSASEKDLSRWTWNRKAKAWRDLDLTVVTPSRWLADCARSSSLFRDVRVEVIPNGLETETFQPLDKVSSRNSLGLPQGEKIILFGAVRGMSDPNKGFHLLTGALKEVARESNGSLAVVFGSSAPAGMPDLGMPVRFLGRIDDDHSLARIYSAADVFVAPSMQENLPNTVMEAMACGTPCVAFRQGGVPDLVDHEVSGYLAQPFDTGDLARGIEWVLGDDDRRARLSVEARRKITAEFSLAEVSERYVNIYRELLGKS; via the coding sequence ATGAAGGTCCTGATGCTCAACACGTTCGATGCCACGGGCGGCGCGGCGCGGACCGCAAGCCGCCTGTTGAGTGGGGTAAGGAGCAGGGGCGTCCATGCGGATATGCTTGTGCAGTTTAAGTCCGGCCATTCGGATGACATCCTCTGCAGTCCCAACCCATTGCGAAAGCTGGCCCGCCGGCTGAAAGTCTTTGTTGGTACGCTGCCGGTGCGTCTCTACCCTAAAAACCCGGAAAACAACTTTTCGCCCGCGTTGCTGCCGGAACGCGTTCCGGGGGAGATTGCCGACATAGATCCCGACATCATTCATCTGCACTGGATCTGCGCGGGGTTCCTGCGGGTGGAAACCCTTCGAACGTTCAATCGGCCGATTATCTGGACCCTGCACGATTCCTGGGCGTTTACCGGCGGCTGCCATGTTCCTTTCGATTGCACTCGTTACCGTGAGAACTGCGGAGTCTGCCCTGTCCTCGGCTCGGCCTCCGAAAAGGACCTGTCCCGCTGGACCTGGAACCGGAAGGCAAAAGCCTGGCGCGACCTCGACCTGACCGTGGTGACGCCGAGCCGCTGGCTTGCCGATTGCGCCCGCTCAAGCTCCCTGTTTCGCGATGTTAGGGTGGAAGTAATTCCCAACGGCCTGGAAACCGAAACCTTCCAGCCCCTGGACAAGGTTTCATCACGAAATTCGCTGGGATTGCCGCAGGGTGAAAAAATCATCCTGTTCGGCGCCGTGCGGGGCATGTCCGACCCGAACAAGGGGTTTCACCTGCTGACCGGGGCATTGAAGGAGGTCGCCAGGGAATCGAACGGTTCGCTCGCGGTCGTGTTCGGCTCGTCCGCTCCTGCCGGGATGCCGGACCTGGGGATGCCGGTCAGGTTTCTGGGCCGGATTGACGACGACCATTCGCTGGCTCGAATTTATTCGGCGGCGGACGTGTTCGTCGCTCCGTCAATGCAGGAAAATCTGCCAAATACCGTGATGGAGGCCATGGCCTGCGGCACGCCCTGTGTCGCCTTCCGACAAGGGGGCGTCCCGGACCTTGTCGACCATGAGGTTTCCGGATACCTGGCCCAACCTTTCGATACCGGGGACCTTGCCCGGGGCATCGAGTGGGTGCTTGGAGACGACGACCGACGTGCCAGGCTGTCCGTTGAGGCCCGGCGGAAGATAACGGCCGAGTTTAGCCTTGCCGAGGTTTCGGAACGATATGTTAACATATACCGCGAGTTGTTGGGGAAAAGCTGA
- a CDS encoding four helix bundle protein, with protein MNFENLEVWKRSCKLSADVYTTLKELKDFGFKDQITRSSLSVPSNVAEGMVKPTDKDKIRFLHIANGSCAELRTQIYIGMRIAYIVEETGRTWIKETKEISAMITGLIEKIRS; from the coding sequence ATGAACTTTGAGAATCTGGAGGTTTGGAAGCGGAGCTGTAAACTCTCCGCTGATGTATATACGACACTGAAAGAGTTGAAGGACTTTGGCTTCAAAGACCAGATTACACGGTCATCTCTGTCGGTGCCCAGCAATGTTGCCGAAGGAATGGTCAAGCCAACCGACAAGGACAAAATTCGATTCCTTCACATCGCTAACGGCTCCTGCGCCGAGTTGCGAACACAAATCTACATCGGTATGAGGATTGCCTACATAGTTGAGGAAACCGGCCGGACCTGGATCAAAGAAACCAAGGAAATCAGCGCCATGATCACCGGGTTGATCGAAAAGATAAGAAGTTAA